In one Sphingomonas sp. AP4-R1 genomic region, the following are encoded:
- a CDS encoding ligase-associated DNA damage response DEXH box helicase — MSVRSPAPLPPKIAGWFAKRGWAPRRAQMEMLDAARAGRHALLIAPTGSGKTMAGFLPSLVALAEEPAQGLHTLYVSPLKALAIDVQRNLLDPITEMGLPITVETRTGDTPSDRKARQRVKPPNMLLTTPESLSLLLSHADAGFLFESLQTIVVDEVHAFAGGKRGDLLALCMARLQTLAPRMRRVALSATVADPDQYAAWLAPDGDIDAVAQVTGDPGAAPDLAILLPEDRVPWSGHSGRYAAAQVMAEIETHRTTIIFCNTRSLAELIFQDLWAVNEMKLPIGIHHGSLAIEARRKVEAAMADGRLRALVATASLDLGVDWGDVDLVIQMGAPKGSSRLLQRIGRANHRLEDASEAVIVPGNRFEYLEARAALDAVEAGELDHEVFRAGALDVLAQHVMGCACAAPFAEETLLAEVRSALPYSALSAELFGQVLQFIATGGYALKAYDRFKRLVKGEDGRWRVSHPQFVQQYRMNAGIIVEATMLNVRFKNGRALGKVEEGFAATLSPGDTFFFAGLSLEVIGAEVEDVYVRATARPARIPTYGGARMPISTNLANRVRGYFAEPGQWARFPDDVREWLEMQARRSRLPRPGELLVETFPREGRHYMVVYSFEGWNAHQSLGMLITRRMETAGLKPIGFVASDYAIATYSLEPVTDPAPLFDKDILEHEFVDWVQQSSLLKRAFREVAVIGGLVERQHPGKRKTGRQVSFSTDLIYDVLRKYEPDHLLLRAAWDDARARMTDVGRLADLLDRAAGTMLHVDLPKVSPLAVPVLVLIGRERVAQGSTEDALLIEAEALAAEAMAE, encoded by the coding sequence ATGTCCGTGCGTTCCCCTGCCCCGCTCCCGCCCAAAATCGCCGGCTGGTTCGCCAAGCGCGGCTGGGCGCCCCGGCGCGCGCAGATGGAGATGCTGGACGCCGCGCGGGCCGGGCGTCATGCGCTGCTGATCGCGCCCACCGGCTCCGGCAAGACGATGGCGGGGTTCCTGCCCAGTCTCGTCGCGCTGGCGGAAGAGCCGGCCCAGGGCCTCCACACGCTTTACGTCTCGCCGCTCAAGGCGCTGGCGATCGACGTGCAGCGCAATCTGCTCGATCCGATCACGGAGATGGGCCTTCCCATCACGGTGGAGACGCGCACCGGCGACACGCCCTCCGATCGCAAGGCGCGGCAGCGGGTGAAGCCGCCCAACATGCTGCTCACCACGCCCGAATCGCTGAGCCTGCTGCTGAGCCACGCGGATGCCGGCTTCCTGTTCGAGAGTCTCCAGACGATCGTGGTGGACGAGGTCCACGCCTTTGCCGGCGGCAAGCGCGGCGATCTGCTCGCGCTCTGCATGGCGCGGCTGCAGACGCTGGCGCCGCGGATGCGGCGCGTGGCGCTGTCCGCCACGGTGGCCGATCCCGATCAATATGCGGCGTGGCTCGCGCCCGATGGCGATATCGACGCGGTGGCGCAGGTGACGGGCGATCCGGGCGCCGCGCCCGATCTCGCCATCTTGCTACCCGAGGATCGCGTGCCCTGGTCGGGCCATTCGGGGCGCTATGCGGCGGCGCAGGTGATGGCCGAGATCGAGACGCACCGCACGACGATCATCTTCTGCAACACGCGCAGCCTCGCCGAGCTGATCTTTCAGGATCTGTGGGCGGTCAACGAGATGAAGCTGCCGATCGGTATCCACCATGGCAGCCTCGCGATCGAGGCGCGGCGCAAGGTGGAGGCGGCGATGGCGGATGGCCGCCTGCGCGCGCTGGTGGCGACGGCCAGCCTCGATCTGGGCGTGGACTGGGGTGATGTCGATCTGGTCATCCAGATGGGCGCGCCCAAGGGATCGTCGCGCCTGCTCCAGCGGATCGGCCGCGCCAACCATCGGCTGGAGGATGCGTCCGAAGCGGTGATCGTGCCCGGCAACCGCTTCGAATATCTGGAGGCGCGCGCCGCGCTGGACGCGGTGGAGGCGGGCGAACTGGATCATGAGGTGTTCCGGGCGGGCGCGCTCGACGTGCTGGCCCAGCATGTGATGGGGTGCGCCTGCGCCGCGCCGTTCGCGGAGGAGACTCTGCTGGCCGAGGTACGATCGGCGCTGCCCTATAGTGCGCTTTCAGCCGAGCTTTTCGGGCAGGTGCTGCAGTTCATCGCCACGGGCGGCTATGCGCTGAAGGCCTATGACCGCTTCAAGCGGCTGGTGAAGGGCGAGGACGGGCGCTGGCGGGTGAGCCATCCCCAGTTCGTCCAGCAATATCGGATGAATGCGGGCATCATCGTCGAAGCGACGATGCTCAATGTGCGCTTCAAGAACGGGCGCGCGCTGGGCAAGGTGGAGGAAGGTTTCGCCGCCACCCTCTCGCCCGGAGACACCTTCTTCTTCGCGGGCCTCAGCCTGGAGGTGATCGGCGCCGAGGTGGAGGATGTGTACGTGCGCGCCACCGCCCGGCCCGCGCGCATCCCCACTTATGGGGGCGCGCGCATGCCGATCTCCACCAACCTCGCCAATCGCGTGCGCGGCTATTTCGCGGAGCCCGGCCAGTGGGCGCGTTTCCCGGATGACGTGCGCGAATGGCTGGAGATGCAGGCGCGCCGCTCGCGCCTGCCCCGGCCGGGCGAATTGCTGGTGGAAACCTTCCCGCGCGAGGGGCGGCATTACATGGTGGTGTACAGCTTCGAGGGCTGGAACGCGCACCAGTCGCTGGGCATGCTGATCACGCGGCGGATGGAGACGGCCGGGCTGAAGCCGATCGGCTTCGTCGCCAGCGATTATGCGATCGCCACCTATTCGCTGGAGCCCGTCACCGATCCCGCGCCTTTGTTCGACAAGGATATCCTCGAACATGAGTTCGTCGACTGGGTGCAGCAGTCGAGCCTGCTGAAGCGCGCCTTTCGCGAGGTGGCGGTGATCGGCGGCCTCGTCGAGCGTCAGCATCCGGGCAAGCGCAAGACCGGCCGACAGGTGAGCTTCTCGACCGACCTGATCTACGACGTGCTCCGCAAATATGAGCCCGATCACCTGCTGCTGCGCGCGGCGTGGGACGATGCCCGCGCGCGGATGACGGACGTGGGCCGCCTGGCCGATCTGCTGGACCGGGCGGCGGGCACGATGCTGCATGTCGATCTGCCCAAGGTCTCGCCGCTGGCCGTGCCGGTGCTGGTGCTGATCGGGCGCGAGCGCGTGGCGCAGGGATCGACCGAGGATGCATTGCTGATCGAGGCGGAGGCGCTCGCCGCCGAGGCGATGGCGGAGTGA